A single region of the Bacteroides luhongzhouii genome encodes:
- the gltX gene encoding glutamate--tRNA ligase: MAERKVRVRFAPSPTGALHIGGVRTALYNYLFARQHGGDLIFRIEDTDSNRFVPGAEEYILESFKWLGIHFDEGVSFGGECGPYRQSERREIYKKYVRILLENGKAYIAFDTPEELDAKRAEIANFQYDASTRGMMRNSLTMPKEEVDALIAEGKQYVVRFKIEPNEDVHVNDMIRGEVIINSSILDDKVLYKSADELPTYHLANIVDDHLMEVSHVIRGEEWLPSAPLHVLLYRAFGWEDTMPEFAHLPLLLKPEGNGKLSKRDGDRLGFPVFPLEWHDPKSGEISSGYRESGYLPEAVINFLALLGWNPGNDQEVMSMDELIKLFDLHRCSKSGAKFDFKKGIWFNHQYIQQKPNEEIAELFLPFLKEHGVEAPFEKVVTVVGMMKDRVSFIKELWDVCSFFFVAPTEYDEKTVKKRWKEDSAKCMTELAEVIAGIEDFSIEGQEKVVMDWIEKMGYHTGNIMNAFRLTLVGEGKGPHMFDISWVLGKEETVARMKRAVEILK, encoded by the coding sequence ATGGCAGAAAGAAAAGTAAGAGTTCGTTTTGCTCCAAGTCCTACGGGAGCATTGCACATCGGTGGTGTGCGTACAGCTTTGTATAATTATCTATTTGCACGTCAACACGGCGGAGACTTGATATTTCGTATTGAAGATACTGACTCTAACCGGTTTGTTCCGGGAGCGGAAGAGTATATACTCGAATCTTTTAAGTGGTTGGGTATCCACTTTGATGAAGGAGTGAGTTTCGGTGGTGAGTGTGGTCCGTACCGTCAGTCGGAGCGCCGCGAAATCTACAAGAAATATGTGCGGATTTTGCTGGAAAATGGAAAAGCATACATCGCTTTTGATACTCCGGAGGAACTGGACGCTAAGCGTGCCGAAATTGCTAACTTCCAATATGACGCATCTACTCGCGGAATGATGCGCAACTCATTAACCATGCCGAAGGAAGAAGTGGATGCACTGATTGCTGAAGGCAAACAATACGTCGTTCGTTTCAAAATTGAACCGAATGAAGACGTACATGTGAATGACATGATTCGTGGCGAAGTAATTATCAACTCATCTATTCTGGATGATAAAGTGCTTTATAAATCGGCTGATGAACTGCCTACTTACCATCTGGCAAATATAGTGGACGACCATTTGATGGAAGTTTCTCACGTGATTCGTGGTGAAGAATGGTTGCCTTCCGCTCCTTTGCATGTGTTATTGTACCGTGCTTTCGGGTGGGAAGATACAATGCCGGAATTTGCTCACCTGCCTTTATTGCTGAAACCGGAAGGCAATGGAAAATTAAGCAAACGTGACGGTGACCGTCTCGGATTCCCTGTATTCCCATTGGAATGGCACGATCCGAAATCGGGAGAAATCTCTTCAGGTTATCGTGAATCGGGTTATTTGCCGGAAGCGGTGATTAATTTCCTGGCTTTATTGGGATGGAATCCGGGCAATGACCAGGAAGTGATGTCAATGGACGAATTGATTAAATTGTTTGATCTTCACCGTTGTAGCAAGTCGGGTGCCAAGTTCGACTTTAAAAAAGGAATATGGTTCAACCATCAATATATACAGCAGAAACCTAACGAAGAAATTGCGGAACTGTTTTTGCCTTTCCTGAAAGAACATGGGGTGGAAGCTCCTTTTGAAAAGGTAGTAACTGTGGTTGGCATGATGAAAGATCGTGTAAGTTTCATTAAAGAACTGTGGGACGTATGTAGCTTCTTCTTCGTTGCTCCTACCGAATATGATGAAAAGACGGTGAAGAAACGTTGGAAAGAAGACTCTGCAAAATGTATGACCGAATTGGCAGAGGTGATTGCCGGCATTGAAGACTTTAGTATTGAAGGACAGGAAAAAGTCGTTATGGACTGGATTGAAAAGATGGGTTACCATACGGGTAATATCATGAATGCTTTCCGTCTGACATTGGTCGGTGAAGGAAAAGGACCACACATGTTCGACATTTCTTGGGTATTGGGTAAAGAAGAGACAGTGGCTCGTATGAAGCGGGCTGTAGAGATTTTGAAGTAA
- a CDS encoding HD family phosphohydrolase, giving the protein MEHLKKKKSFSWRDLLYKSLLFVSTVTLIVYFLPRDGKFNYQFDINKPWKYGQLIATFDFPIYKDDAVVKREQDSLMAFFQPYYQLNKEIEKDAIAKLKENYHTNLKGILPSIDYLRYIERTLKEIYQAGIVSTENIQQLQKDSTSSVMVIDDKLANPQATGNIYTVKKAYEHLLTADSTHFNREVLRQCALNEYITPNLTFDEERTQTAKEEILNNYSWANGLVVSGQKIIDRGEIISPQTYNILESLRKESIKRNKSMGQNRLILGGQILFVGMLMLCFMLYLDLFRKDYYQRKGSLSLLFTLIVFYSVITAFMVTHNIFNVYIIPYAMLPIIIRVFLDSRTAFLTHVITILICSISLRFPHEFILTQLAAGLVAIFSLRELSQRSQLFRTALLVILTYAAIYFAFELMTENGLSTDFSKLNIRMYTYFIINGILLLFTYPLLFLLEKTFGFTSNVTLVELSNINNDLLRQMSETVPGTFQHSMQVANLAAEAAIRIGAKSQLVRTGALYHDIGKMENPAFFTENQSGGVNPHKNLNYEQSAQVVISHVTDGLKLADKHNLPKAVKDFISTHHGRGKTKYFYISWKNEHPDEEPNEELFTYPGPNPFTKEQAILMMADAVEAASRSLPEYTEETISNLVDKIIDSQVTEGYFKECPITFKDIATVKAVFKEKLKIAYHTRISYPELKK; this is encoded by the coding sequence ATGGAACATTTGAAGAAGAAAAAAAGTTTTTCATGGAGAGATTTACTATATAAATCACTGCTATTTGTGAGCACTGTGACGCTAATTGTCTATTTCCTGCCACGTGACGGAAAATTCAATTACCAGTTTGATATCAATAAGCCTTGGAAATACGGGCAGCTAATAGCTACTTTCGACTTTCCTATTTATAAAGACGACGCGGTAGTCAAAAGAGAACAGGACAGTCTGATGGCTTTCTTCCAGCCATACTATCAATTGAATAAAGAAATTGAGAAAGACGCAATCGCCAAGTTGAAAGAGAATTACCACACTAATCTGAAAGGTATTCTTCCTTCCATCGATTATTTGCGGTACATCGAGCGTACCTTAAAAGAAATCTATCAGGCTGGTATCGTATCGACAGAGAATATACAGCAACTTCAAAAAGACAGCACTTCATCCGTCATGGTGATTGACGACAAACTAGCCAACCCGCAGGCCACCGGAAACATTTACACGGTAAAGAAAGCGTATGAACACCTGTTGACAGCTGACTCGACCCATTTCAACCGGGAAGTATTAAGACAATGCGCGCTGAACGAATACATTACTCCCAACCTCACTTTTGACGAAGAACGCACCCAGACCGCCAAAGAGGAGATATTAAATAATTATTCTTGGGCAAACGGACTGGTAGTCAGCGGGCAGAAGATTATTGACCGTGGAGAAATCATTAGTCCGCAGACCTATAACATCCTCGAATCATTGCGCAAAGAATCCATCAAACGCAACAAGTCTATGGGACAAAACCGTTTGATTCTCGGTGGTCAGATTCTGTTTGTGGGCATGTTGATGCTTTGTTTCATGCTCTATCTCGATTTATTCCGGAAAGACTATTATCAGCGGAAAGGCAGTCTGTCGCTACTATTCACCCTGATTGTGTTCTACAGCGTCATAACGGCTTTCATGGTGACACATAATATATTTAATGTGTACATCATCCCCTATGCGATGCTACCGATTATCATTCGTGTCTTTCTTGACTCAAGAACCGCTTTCCTGACGCATGTCATCACTATATTGATATGCTCCATCTCCTTGCGCTTCCCTCATGAGTTTATTCTAACGCAGTTAGCGGCCGGATTAGTGGCGATATTCAGCCTAAGGGAACTATCGCAGAGATCCCAGCTTTTCCGAACGGCCTTATTAGTGATACTGACTTATGCAGCCATTTATTTCGCTTTCGAACTGATGACGGAGAATGGTCTTTCCACCGACTTTTCGAAGTTGAACATACGCATGTACACTTACTTCATCATTAACGGAATCCTGTTATTATTCACTTATCCTTTATTATTCTTATTGGAAAAGACTTTCGGATTTACTTCCAATGTAACTTTGGTGGAACTTTCTAATATCAATAACGATCTTTTGCGGCAGATGTCTGAAACGGTTCCCGGAACCTTCCAACATTCCATGCAGGTGGCTAATCTGGCAGCCGAAGCCGCCATCCGGATTGGAGCAAAAAGTCAGTTAGTACGTACGGGAGCTTTATATCACGATATCGGGAAGATGGAAAATCCGGCTTTCTTTACGGAAAATCAGTCGGGAGGGGTTAATCCGCATAAGAATCTGAATTACGAACAAAGTGCACAGGTCGTTATCAGTCATGTGACGGATGGATTGAAGCTGGCGGATAAACACAATCTGCCTAAAGCGGTCAAAGATTTTATTAGTACCCACCACGGACGGGGAAAAACTAAATATTTCTATATTTCCTGGAAAAACGAGCATCCGGACGAAGAGCCGAATGAAGAATTATTCACTTATCCCGGTCCGAATCCGTTTACCAAAGAGCAGGCTATCCTGATGATGGCAGATGCCGTGGAAGCTGCCTCACGCAGTCTTCCGGAATATACGGAAGAAACAATCAGCAACCTGGTCGACAAGATTATCGACTCACAGGTTACTGAAGGTTACTTTAAGGAATGTCCTATCACTTTCAAGGATATAGCAACAGTGAAAGCTGTATTCAAGGAAAAACTAAAGATTGCTTATCATACCCGGATCAGCTATCCGGAGTTAAAGAAGTAA
- a CDS encoding low molecular weight protein-tyrosine-phosphatase has product MKKILFVCLGNICRSSTAEGVMLHLIKEAGLENEFVIDSAGILSYHQGELPDSRMRAHAARRGYQLVHRSRPVRTEDFYHFDLIIGMDDRNIDDLKDKAPSPEEWKKIHRMTEYCTRIPADHVPDPYYGGAEGFEYVLDVLEDACAGLLTSLTPDS; this is encoded by the coding sequence ATGAAAAAGATATTGTTTGTCTGCCTTGGAAATATCTGCCGTAGTTCTACGGCTGAAGGCGTGATGCTTCATTTGATAAAAGAAGCGGGACTGGAAAACGAATTTGTGATAGATTCCGCCGGAATCCTGTCTTATCATCAGGGTGAACTGCCGGATAGCCGGATGCGTGCTCACGCGGCCCGTCGCGGATATCAACTGGTGCATCGTTCGCGTCCCGTCCGTACAGAAGATTTCTACCATTTTGATTTGATAATCGGTATGGATGATCGGAACATAGACGATCTGAAAGACAAAGCGCCTTCTCCCGAAGAATGGAAGAAGATTCATCGCATGACGGAGTACTGCACTCGTATTCCCGCGGATCATGTCCCCGACCCCTATTATGGAGGGGCCGAAGGATTTGAATATGTATTGGATGTTTTGGAAGACGCTTGCGCCGGTCTGCTTACTTCTTTAACTCCGGATAGCTGA